TTATGTAAAGCATGTTGTCCAGGGCTACGAGCCCGAGCTCGATTCCGATTACGAGGACGATGAACCCCGCGACGGCGGGCGGGAAAACGGGCTTAAGCCGCTTTATGAATATCGACATGACGATTTCGACCGCGCCGGCGAATATCGTCATCGCGGCCACAGCGGGAAGCCCCCCGGCCTTTACGGCCAGTACGCACGGGGCCAGGTACACGGCTGAATAGACGGGCGAGGCGAAATACCCCGAACCCACCGGCCCCTTCCACAGCGACTGCAGGATCGTGGCGATCCCGATGGCGATCATGGCCATGCTTATCGAATTCGCCGTGACCTCGGGCGGCACGTTGCCGTACTCCGATATAAGGACTATGTAGACGAGCGTGACCGAGATATAGATAACGAACTGAAAGCCGAGAGGAATCAGCCGCCCGATGGGGGGCATATCGTCAACGCCATATATTAAGTCGGCCGGCTTGGTAGCCAAGAGAGGCTCCTGCGATCAGATCAAACGAGGATAAACGAATTTACATAACCGGGTAGCCGAATTCAACACTCGAAATAGCAGCCGGCTGCCCGGGAAACCCGCTTTGAAACTTTTTATGCGCTCCATCGTATAATTATTCCATGGACCGCATACGGACGGGCGCCCGGTGTTCGGAATAAAAAAGAAAAGCGGGCTCTCGGACGAAGAAGAGATGAAGAGGTTCCAAAACGGCGACGAGTCGGGCTTCGGCGTCCTTCTCACGTGCCACGGCCCGGGCGTGCTGAGATTCATAAGGAAAATGACCGGCGTAGACGCCGCGCGCGCCGAAGACCTCCTCCAGGAGGTCTTCGTGAAGGTGATAGAACGGCGCGGGCATTACGACCCCGGCCGGAAATTCACCACGTGGCTCTACAGCATCGCCCGGAACCACTGCATAGATTTCCTCAGGACCGAAAGCTTCAGGAGGCATGGCTCGCTCGATGCGCCCATCTCGGCAGACGGCGAAGGCGGCGCCGTCGTCATAGATATGATAAGGGGAGGAGAAAGAGCCCAGGACGAGAGGGTATTCGACCGCGAGGTGAGAGACGTCCTCGACGAAGGCCTCGGCGGTCTCAAAGAAGAATTCAGAGAGGTCTTCCTGCTCCGCGAAGTCGAGGGCTTATCACTCGACGAGATAGCCGCCGTCACGGGCTCCCCGCTCGGCACCGTAAAGAGCCGCCTGAGATACGCCTACAGGGACCTCCGGCGCGCCTTCACGGAATCCGGCTATTTCGACGAAAGGCGGAAGGCGAGGGGTGCTTAAATGAACGAGATGAACTGCGATAAGTGCAGCGAGCTATTGATCGAATACATGGACGGCGAGCTCTCCCCCGAAGAAGCAGCGCTCGTCAGGTCCCACGTAGAGGCCTGCCCCGAATGCCTCCGCGAGTACGAGGACTACGCCGAAATAAGGCGCACGGCTTCCGAGCACGCCCATGCCCCCGAGCTCTCGCCCGAAACCGTATCCGCCCTCGTGCGCACTGCGAAGGACAGCGTCTCCAGGGACCGTAAGCCCTTCTGGAAAAGGTTCGCTTTCTCGCCGTTCCTGGTCCCTGCCCTGTCCTCGGCGATTGCGCTTTCCGTATGGTTCTACTACGGGAGCACGGGCACGCATACTCCCACCATCGACACCGCCTCGAGAAACGTGCTGGCCGAGAGGGTCGAAGAGCCGATGTCCGCCGGCTCCGGTGCTGACGACATGAAGCCCGCCGCACAGGCTCCGAAACGCGAAAGGTCTCTGACTCCGGATAAGGAGCTCCGCGCCCGGTCCTACGGCGAGGCCGACGCCATGACGGAACGGAAAGCCGCCGCACCTGCCACGCCCCCCGCACCGATGGCCGCGCGTGGCGACGCCGCTCCGGCGGAGTCCGCACGTATGAGCACACCGGAGGAAATACGGAAGATGGAAGCCCCCTCCGGCGCGGAGCGCGAGGAGATGTCAGCCCTCGAAGACTCGTCCGAAAACGAGACTGCAGCCCTTTACTCGGCTGATGCCTCGGGCGAATACGACGAGCCGCTCAAGACTGCCCTCCGCCGGCAGAAGTCCGGCGACTGCGCCACTTCGATACGAACGCTCGAAGGCCTTCTCGCGTCGCGCCCCGAGCCGCCGCTCGAAGTCCAAACCGTCTCCTACCGCTCGCTCGCCGAGTGCTACGAAGAGAAGGGCGACTTCGACAAGGCCGTCTACAGCTACGAGTGTCTCGCGCGGCTGTCTCCCGAAGACGCCCCCCACGCCCGCGCGCGCATAGCCGAGCTAAAAAAAGCGCACGGCACTGTTGCCGCCACCCCCGCCCCGACCGTAACGCCAGTGAATTGAGTACGCTACGCGTACTGAATTACTGGGTGAACGTTACCTTTAATTTCCAATCTTGCTAAGTCGAAACGCAGGCTACTTGTATGTCATTCCCGAATGTTTTAATCGGGAATCCAGCCTTTGTTTTGCTTCTCATTTCCCCTTAGGAAAAGAGGGTATGGGGGGATATAGTCTTTTAACAGAAGAACCAAACGACTTCCGCTTTTCCTTGATAAAAT
This sequence is a window from Thermodesulfobacteriota bacterium. Protein-coding genes within it:
- a CDS encoding sigma-70 family RNA polymerase sigma factor, whose translation is MFGIKKKSGLSDEEEMKRFQNGDESGFGVLLTCHGPGVLRFIRKMTGVDAARAEDLLQEVFVKVIERRGHYDPGRKFTTWLYSIARNHCIDFLRTESFRRHGSLDAPISADGEGGAVVIDMIRGGERAQDERVFDREVRDVLDEGLGGLKEEFREVFLLREVEGLSLDEIAAVTGSPLGTVKSRLRYAYRDLRRAFTESGYFDERRKARGA
- a CDS encoding zf-HC2 domain-containing protein encodes the protein MNEMNCDKCSELLIEYMDGELSPEEAALVRSHVEACPECLREYEDYAEIRRTASEHAHAPELSPETVSALVRTAKDSVSRDRKPFWKRFAFSPFLVPALSSAIALSVWFYYGSTGTHTPTIDTASRNVLAERVEEPMSAGSGADDMKPAAQAPKRERSLTPDKELRARSYGEADAMTERKAAAPATPPAPMAARGDAAPAESARMSTPEEIRKMEAPSGAEREEMSALEDSSENETAALYSADASGEYDEPLKTALRRQKSGDCATSIRTLEGLLASRPEPPLEVQTVSYRSLAECYEEKGDFDKAVYSYECLARLSPEDAPHARARIAELKKAHGTVAATPAPTVTPVN